In the Glycine max cultivar Williams 82 chromosome 19, Glycine_max_v4.0, whole genome shotgun sequence genome, tttttttctaaaaaaatgttattgttataattttaaaagtggAATGTCATTTAATTGTTATTGCTTTTTGCTCAACCTTTTAGCCAATTATGGCTTGTGTCATGGAGGGGATCACAATTGAAGATCACCAAACTTGACTTGTATACATCCTCAAGTTATCATGACTTGGTTTGATACAGGACTTGGACCAGAAGAAAACCCAACAGAGAGTGACAGTTCTCATAAGGCTCAGATATTTACCTTCCGAGAGCTTGCAACAGCAACAAAAAATTTTAGGGATGAAACCTTTATTGGGCAAGGTGGATTTGGCACTGTTTATAAAGGAACAATCGGAAAAATAAATCAGGTATAACTTGATGGATGAATTTTTTTGCATGTGCTGTTTCTTATTTATAATGCTCATCAGTATGCTATATTATTGCTTGCAATATAATTCCTTTAACAAGATAAGGGACTTTATCAGGTTGTAGCTGTTAAAAGACTTGATACTACTGGTGTCCAAGGGGAGAAAGAATTTCTGGTGGAAGTTCTCATGCTTTCCCTTCTACGCCATTCCAACCTTGTTAATATGATTGGTTACTGTGCTGAAGGGGATCAACGTCTTCTTGTGTATGAGTACATGGCTTTAGGATCTTTAGAATCTCATCTTCATGGTATAATACTAAAACACAACCTTAACTTTCTTCAATGTCAAATTGCAATTAGTTACTTTTTAGTTACTCCCCATGAATTGAAAGAAATTCTGTAAAGGTATAGTTTACCACTAACTGAAAGGATGAAATAATATACAATTCATAAAGTTGACATAAGTTAATTATAAAGGATctgtagaaaataataatttctaaacCAAATTTCACTACTACATTAAGATTTAGAAATTATCATCAAATTTCTAAACCAAATTTCTAAGCCATGTTTAGTATCACATGTTAATGCTTTATAACTTAATCTAACTACTGCTGTGACTTCTCTATGCTTGGCATGCTTCTTTATTCACCAAAAGTACATCTAGACCGTATCTCTATCATAAGCCAACCTCTTTGTTCCAAAGTAGCTGTGACCTTAGTTGTTAGTTTTTcacaatttgaaattcaaattgcatgattcaatatgatttgtCAAGATTTGTATCATGTGATACATGAATGAATTGGTGCAACTCCCTATCCTTGATAAACAAATCATATGATTTTAgcaattcttctttttttttgtttttctttaaccTATTCTCaccaaaggaaaaagaaagtttaaattgTTAAATAGAAAAGTAACTTGAATAGCACTACTGAATGCACCCTATTTGATTATTTCACTGTTTTGTGCACTCTATTTGGTTGTTCCTTTGCACTGTGCTATCATTATTCTGAAAGCTTCACACACAGCTATATCttacaattttgttttgtaaCTCACAGTCAAGATGCTTTGTCAATTCATAGTTTAAGATTATTATATTGAGCACAATACATCATTTGCATGATATGTTTCAAGAAGTTGCTTTCATTGTATCACAGCATGCAAATGTTTATGGTTTTTTGCAGATGTTTCACCTGATGAAGAACCACTCGATTGGAATACCAGAATGATGATAGCTTTTGGGGCAGCAAAAGGACTAAATTATCTGCACCATGAAGCAAAGCCCTCTGTTATATACAGGGATCTGAAATCATCCAACATACTATTGGATGAAGGTTTCCATCCAAAACTTTCTGATTTTGGGCTTGCAAAATTTGGTCCAACCGGAGAACAATCGTATGTTGCCACTAGGGTCATGGGAACACAAGGTTACTGTGCCCCTGAATATGCCACTAGTGGAAAATTAACGATGAGATCTGACATTTACAGTTTTGGGGTTGTGTTATTGGAACTAATTACTGGACGCAGAGCATATGATGATAATGGTGGCCCTGAAAAGCATCTTGTAGAATGGGTAAATtcctattaattatattttgttcctTTTCTGGACAATGAAGAATTACACACAtattactctttttttctttctctcagtTGAGTAACATACATACTATCCTAAATATATCAGATTCGCTGCAACTTGTGCATTTCCTCCCCGGTCTAAGTGGAATGCTATGTTTACTCttggttttttttctaatttttcattaTGTACTTGAAAGAGGAAGAGGCTGAATAATAAATTAGCAATTGTTAATCTATGAATGTGCTGGCCTGTTAATGTTGAACAAAGGAATGATaatattcttataattaatgaatatttacAATTCCAGTTTGCTACAAAGTATCCGGGTTCCAGGGATTTTTATTGTATAGCTTGCTCTGTTTATGTGGTCTAACCCTTGTTTCAGAATATTACATGGTCTTTCTACTAAATATCCAATTGGGCTAAATGTTATCCAGTCTTAATTTTGAGAAGATAATCTAATAAGCTTATCATTCTTCAAGAAATCATAATTTGAGAATACATAATGGTTTCAGTTGGCTATGCATATTCATAAGTACCTTGTTGCAGCTTGACAAATACAGTCAAGTCGAGGTTGTTTTTCCTGCCATTTTAACTCTGGTTTCCAAATGTCTGTAGGCACGCCCAATGTTTAGAGACAAAAAGAGTTATCCAAGATTTGCAGATCCGCGGCTTAAAGGTTGCTACCCAGGAACAGCTCTCTCGAATGCCATTGAATTGGCAGCCATGTGTCTTCGTGAAGAGCCACGTCAACGGCCTAATGCAGGTCATATAGTGGAAGCTCTCAAATTCTTGTCATCCAAACCATATACCCCGAAAGTATCCATTACAGTCAACACAACAGGTATGGAGAGTGGAGATTCTCCAAAAGAAACACCAGCGATTTTGCCTCAAGAATCAGAAAGAGAGCGAGCTGTTGCAGAGGCCAAGCTGTGGGGTGAGACATGGAGGCAGAGACGACAAAGTGAGCAAAGTAGTCCTGAAGGAAGCAAATAGGTAGTGAAATTGACTTTCTGTTCATTCTCTTGTTTACTACATGCATCATGATACTAAAGAAGATTCAACATACTTCAAGTGCAGGGGGTACCAGAAAGAAAACCTTCAAAGCAGATTAGAAGTGGCTAGTATCTAAAAAGGTATAGGGAAAGTAAAGAAACTTCAAAAGATAATGTGTTCAAGATTTAAATGTAGCTAATAAAATTAGTTGGCCAGCTAAATTTAAAAAGTGTCGTTTAGGCACTTGTGAATTTGAGGCTCAACTTTACATGCTTTGACATGAGTTTTTAGATTTTATGGTTGCTCTTGCTTTGCTGCATTGAAAAATATGATACATTACTACTACTTCTATGTTCTAACTCTAACTGCTGGAGCCtggaagcaaacacaaattttttaacagaaaataaCTAGCAAATTGATTGGATTGCTGAATTTTTCTTCTGCGTAAAATGTATGAGACATATAAGCTGAAGTATATCCCCAGCAAGGTCTGCATGTCTGTTCAGGTTTAAATTCCAAGAAGCTGCAGACTCTAGTGGAATATTGGACATGTTTACGGTTCAATTCTAGAGCAGACATCTCAGACACGTACTTTGCTGCTGTCAACTCTTTGATGGTCTTTACAGAAACCTTTAGATATATTAAACAGTTGACATGTGAGCATTTTAAACATGGCTCGCTCATTCAATCTTATCACATGCAATAACAGGTATTACTTAAAATTTTGGTGATCTTTTTCATCCGTACCACTTCTTGACAACTGGATGAAAATTAGTCAATTCGTAGATAAATAAAATGCTATATTCAAATGAGCAATATTATCATCCCGTTAACAAGTGTTTAATGACTCTAGTTGAGATACATTTAgtatttcttaataaatatttttaattattttaaaataaatataaaataaaatttatttttattataattttttataattattataagattttatgttttattattggaTTTTGTTCTCATTAATGTTTGGGTTGCAGAAAGAGCTCTACAATACAAGTTAAGATCGGGCAAGTATACATACCATAAAGCAACGTGTCAATTTTGTGTTTGTGGTATGAGTTCGAGCAAATTGGCTTTTGCTTCTATTTGGGAGATATATGTCTTGAAAGTGTGGCAAGTAAAAAACATACAGAtcaaataaaatagttataaatgtaaatagtttgtaaattttactcatttataaattaaagttggaaaaataaacattgaaGCTCCTTAAGTCACCatgaaatattaatattcattaatgaaaatattttaatacatcCTTTAAGGTGGGTAAAGTGTTAAGACTAAAGATAAAACAATGCAATTTTTTCACTTTCTCCAATTTGAAGCACGCACAAAAATTGGTGGGAGAGTAATACAGCAGTTCCTTGTGATCAGAAATCATGGCTGAGAAGAGGCGTGATTTTTAGAAGCCAAACAATTGTTTACCCGTGTTTGGTATGTGATAAATGCCGTGAATGTGAATGTGAAGGgattcatttttttggttttagagAAATGTccggaaaattttaaaatgagtgGGTGGAATTAGTAACAAatatacttttcttttcttttttattctttttctctctcaattcTAATAATTTAGTCATTAGAAGGCTTAGTATATTTGGAaaagaaactaattttttttatgttagtaTATTGTGAATGTAATGCTAAGCGATACTCGTAGGTTCCAAATGGTTATGTGTAGCTCCAAATGTTTAAGTTTGTGTAGTTACAAATGGTTAAGTGcgtgtttattatttatttctcacttttcaatgTTGACTGAATGTCAACTCCATTCTCGGTTTCTAAGGGTCGTTAATGTCTAGGACTCCCTCTTAATTCTTACATAAGTAAAATAGTTGTCttatgatatatttaaatataagtaaatataattaattttatcatatttaatattattatttttaaaatattatttattttattttaattctatttttaataacttttttttatttatgaaaaaaaattttaacGAAAAACATTCTAGAAATAACCTTAATTTTTACTTGGAGATTAGAAAAATTAAGTTATGTtaactaacttttttattttttttaattactgtaaaattagttattttgtttatatatgagTTCAAAAGTATAACACAATGATCTTAATATAAGcaactcatttattttttttcttcaatggaAGTTTCTATTAATCTTAaatatttcttctttctctctaatatttaatgaaaatgttAAACAACTCATGAGAGTAGTTGCTTATATAAACAACCTCTTCAATTTTAAGTAACTCAAAATCATAtggagaataatattttttttacaaacaaccTATTAAGCAGCTATCATTGTAGATGTTCTAagtgaaatatataattatttaactaataaaTTGAAAGATATTATGCTCACACAATAATCGGGTGATAAGAGGATATAAATAAACTTAAATTTCAACCTTTGAATCAATCTACCTTAACCTAAGAGCATTTCGAACCAACAAACTCATCAaaatttatcttctatttttttaatagtatttcACATTTCTTTATAATGTCACatcacattttatattttaaaattcaattaatttttttactccaACCaagaaacttattaaaaaaattcaaatgaaccccacaatatttataaatttttatatttttttatttatcttaattttaagttaatatttttaaataaaaatttttaaataataaataaacatataatacattttaattaaataaaatttaaatttaagaattaaaataattaaaatataatgtaaattgaaattaataatattagcaTTTAAAATAGATAAAGAATGGAATTGGAAGTGTGATATTAAACAATTATTGAAAGTGTGATTTCAACAATTGGAattgtcaaaaaataattagataaactatctttttagtctctaaattttGTAAGAGTTAttattttagttcctaaattttgtaagtttatttttagtttctctaactttatttcattcttatttttagtcctttaacttttttcatctttaattttaatattttcaagggATTGAAAgtaatgatgaaaaaaattaaggaaaaattaGGATTAACTAAAagttaaaggaataaaaattgatgaaaaaatttcaaagttaaaGCATTGATCTCTTAAAAATAATCAGTAAAACATTCATGGGAACCATGATTCGGCACAACGATCGATGGATATCTTGGCTTTAGATCAGTCTCTCTCTGtctcataatttaataaattgtgCATAATTAAGCATACAACATAAGTTTTGTGAGTTGTCCGTATAGGACCAATTGCAATTAGTTTTATTGAGATGCGATTAAATTTTGGAGCATGCAGGAGACAGGAAACTTGATGAAAAGAATGATCTGAGATCAAAGGTGCATAACTGGTATATCTAGGTATGCTTTTGGTGGAGTATTAGCAAACTTCCATGAACATCTAACAAATGCATCAGTGGTCCGATCTCCTGCCCACCTCGATATTGCTACTTTAAGATAAAAGGTATTCAAAAATAcacattccaaaataaaatgaatttattttgtatttaaattataaaaaatatatctattgATGAGTTCTTGAAACAtaaaaattcttcaacagtGTGAAGACTCTATATGTATCCACACCGAGATTGACCTCTATTCGTTAACAACTTTgacaagtgaaaaaaataaaaatagagaagtGATTTTGGGATCATTTCAACATGCAGCCTAAGGCTCTATTTATAGCACGCTAAGGATATCAAAATTCTGATCAAATCAAAATGATTATTGATACTATCCTTTTTGaagctatattattttttgttatcttttattgttaaccatttgtaattaaaattgaaataataattgactAAGTCAAACTTGTATCTAGCCGCATTttcaacccaacttccaaatacaaaatcatacatgttTGTTTCTCTCCTTCCaccaaatctttcatattatttatatttttagtactagcaaaaatataataatattccacctttttgaaatcaattaatcatttgatcatattaaattctctaatttaattaatcatcaaatattaaaataatttctttaacagaGATTAGAACACTTGTTTGTGTGTGACTTCGTAGGTTCAATACTAAGCcggtaatatattaatcaaattaatatactaatcaagGTAGGCATCTAGCAACACTCCTTAACGTCCAGATAGCATGAAGTAgcattttactttcaagaaccattagaagagtagtgtaataatttcttccatCTTTACAGCTTTGGGTTAATTCTAGAGTATGGTATTACTGTCAAACCCTTTTGAGTTAACTCATAATGACTTAAGgaactcatttcttctttcatttaattttcctgaccatgatataattttatttatagagctcaaactcattaccaagaATTGATAGATttcttcttgattaatcattaattctataggtatttaattatattcaatATCCATTGAACAAGTGCTCTAAAGTATTAGGTGTCCGgaatcaaaatacaacaaataactgttaattactatgataatCTCAGGTCAAAGAAAGTtattatacctcttcttgagaattttctattggctttttatgataaattttaaccattagaaaatttcaattgagtcaGTTCAATGATTACATCAACATAtgactcatctatatatgcaaattaataaatgagatctattaatatttatccaataaatactatcacatatatattaatctatctcGATTATTGATATCTTATTTACAATAATCCTATGATCAAGAAtggtttagattaaaattaaaacaaatttgtttctcattatcataatctctattataataacaagtctttaattttaatcaaggacaTTATCAAATAGaccatttaatcaaataataaaatatgacaataaaaataaaataatactttattattaaaattagaattaattatataatgacTTGGATCGTGAGCATACAAATTTATTCCCCACAGTTATGGCATATGTAATCTCCTTTAAATATGTAATCTCCTTTAAATCATCTTTGTTGAGTTTCACTTCAAATGAACCGACATTACTCTcaagatttttttatcttagTTGTTCCTGCAATACATGAGAGGTTCCAGAAATGTTAATTCACCGACAAAAACAATTCACTATTAAATGGTGACAATAAATACTTATGAAATACTTTTATTATGATGATATTCACAacaaatactttattattttaattttttaagcaaTGTGCTAACTACTAGCAAGAccgataaataaaatatatatatccttaAATGTTTGATTTCTTAGAAGATACATAAGAGCAATCCAACTTGATTTATGAAATTGCAGAAAAGAGTGATCGcttcaaaacaaaaac is a window encoding:
- the LOC100809298 gene encoding serine/threonine-protein kinase PBS1 isoform X2, which produces MTWFDTGLGPEENPTESDSSHKAQIFTFRELATATKNFRDETFIGQGGFGTVYKGTIGKINQVVAVKRLDTTGVQGEKEFLVEVLMLSLLRHSNLVNMIGYCAEGDQRLLVYEYMALGSLESHLHDVSPDEEPLDWNTRMMIAFGAAKGLNYLHHEAKPSVIYRDLKSSNILLDEGFHPKLSDFGLAKFGPTGEQSYVATRVMGTQGYCAPEYATSGKLTMRSDIYSFGVVLLELITGRRAYDDNGGPEKHLVEWARPMFRDKKSYPRFADPRLKGCYPGTALSNAIELAAMCLREEPRQRPNAGHIVEALKFLSSKPYTPKVSITVNTTGMESGDSPKETPAILPQESERERAVAEAKLWGETWRQRRQSEQSSPEGSK
- the LOC100809298 gene encoding probable serine/threonine-protein kinase PBL7 isoform X1, whose protein sequence is MMGSCPCFGLWSWKTKGKTVKAQEEQNKNRKSLDVSETSSGLGPEENPTESDSSHKAQIFTFRELATATKNFRDETFIGQGGFGTVYKGTIGKINQVVAVKRLDTTGVQGEKEFLVEVLMLSLLRHSNLVNMIGYCAEGDQRLLVYEYMALGSLESHLHDVSPDEEPLDWNTRMMIAFGAAKGLNYLHHEAKPSVIYRDLKSSNILLDEGFHPKLSDFGLAKFGPTGEQSYVATRVMGTQGYCAPEYATSGKLTMRSDIYSFGVVLLELITGRRAYDDNGGPEKHLVEWARPMFRDKKSYPRFADPRLKGCYPGTALSNAIELAAMCLREEPRQRPNAGHIVEALKFLSSKPYTPKVSITVNTTGMESGDSPKETPAILPQESERERAVAEAKLWGETWRQRRQSEQSSPEGSK